In Argiope bruennichi chromosome 4, qqArgBrue1.1, whole genome shotgun sequence, the sequence acaaaattttcatatttaatttctggCAACAGGATTAAAATATCCGAAAGAGTAATGAAAGGAATATCCTTCTCTTGCATCAaagcatcaaattacaaattatatttatgaattagatttttaatttaattttattgatttaattaatttaatttgcagtaCTTGAGTAGAATAATGCATCGGTCATTTGAACCAAATCGGAGACTCTTTGCCAGTTTCATTAAGATTGTTTCACTTTAAAATGATACAAACGCATATTTAAATGCTCATCCCATTTTGGAATAGTACTCGAATCTTTCTCACTTTGAGGACGGTTGCACCAAGAACAAATCAGTTGAACAGCAAGCGAGCAATTCATGTGTTACGGTCAGTGTGAATAATCgtttattaataatactaaccGGTCATTATTAATGCTAACAGGTTTGGTTATTACTAATAATGACcgattagtattaataataacggATCATTCACATTGACCTTAGCACATATATATAAAggatattgaaacaaaattgattAGAATGGTCaagagtatataaaaaattatggattttatgaatttgaaataaaattattataaactgttaaaagaattttttattattatttcttgcatCAAGGGTATCTTTATTATTCTATCTATTACGAAACCttggaatgaataatttttaaatacactattaGATGGCGCTTCTCTTAAAAGTTTACTTACATTAATCTATTGGCTGAATGATACATTGATAATAAagttctgaaataattaatataggtGCCGCTGTACAAGAAGATACACATGCACAAAATTTCGAAACTATTCTGCTTAAACCAGCGGaattggtctccccaaaactgtctcgtattttctctaataaagatgttattcttTCCCCGCCcccgtaaaaataaataaattaataaaaatacaaataaataaaattgtggacttaggGCAAGGTAGAATACGTATTTCTCTCTAAGTACGGAAttagcatacaatagttacgaaatattcactttgggtgtgaatttagcatttatttctgaatttatcatGTAATCTTTAGCGATATTTctagcgattaatccctggaatgcggttaaaaaaatagaatttgtgttttagatgtttttttcaTAACCgcctaaaatcaaaatttgacacagaattccATTtcatagtcacaaaatcacatgccaaatttggcgTATATTAGTGCTTCTGaaggtacagaccgacaaacTTTCAGACCCTTGTTGTATTtaactcaaaacttgatagatgtttacattataaatgttaaatttccgtactgaattttattcatctagcgattttcgttttgtagttattacaCTAAGTTATATTCAAGCAGATAGaattctgaatagatttcattcaaaattttacagaactctccaaatttggtataaagatcctTTATCAAATGTCATTCGTataactcaaagcgttttcgagttacCTTTGTCACGGACAGACGAactgacattttctaaaaatatgtttttcgaactcaaggagctTTAAACCtcggagattcgccaaaatcacGAGTCGTAATTTTTTGACAACTAAagcattttctctatacttcgtacttcgagaaagtaaaaattaattgcaaaattctatcTTCACAAACAttgcatagttttaaaaaagttgcataaACTTCCACCATTCATTCTACCGATCAATCGCCACACTCTCGTTTCCGCCAGATAcatgaaagatttaaatttcttcagCACTTGGGAAAATATTTTGTCTGATAGTGTGCCTGTGGAATTAATAgttcaaaatatcagaaaagaTTTGGGTCCGAATTGAGTCGGaattctggaatttttatttcctcaaatccataatttttgtatttctgaaatGTAGACTGAAGCTTTTGAGTCAGAAAATCCACTCAGGTCTCAGTTGATACATTACTTATGATTAATTTATAGAACAGCTTCCGAAAATTCTTTGCATTCCATAAACATTCTCTATTTCTTTCTGAACAATTCTTTCTCCCCTACGCTAAAAACGCAGCGAATGATGAAGATGAGAAACTAATCaccttcaaaactttttatttcgcTAGTCACGCCCATTACTCTTATTCGTTTTCTGATTGGTTCACATCTCTGGCTAATGTTCTGCCAGTCCAGTGTAATTTTGTTCACTTCACCTTTTTTTTTGccgttattattttatttttattcaaaattctcatcgttatttttatataattgttaccCTTTTTTTTGCAGTCCTAATTTATTATGTAACTGCACCAATATGTCTTCTTTTAACATTGTAATGTCTGACGTTAAGAATGAGTTCAAGTGCTCTGTTCACCCTCCTATAAATCCGCAAATATTACCTAACATGTATTAACATATGTGTTAATTGTGTATTAAACATATGTGTTATACATGTACTAACATGTATAACAATCCAACGTTTGGAAAACCAAACAAAAACACCAAAAACAAAGACAAAtcgacatatatttttttcaaaggttgAGAAACTAAAGAGGAACATGAAATTGGGttgttcaatataaataaatttttaatgaattaaataagaaaaacattgcTCTCATTTGCAATACAGAACCCATTTACAATGAATACAATGAGCAATATAGAACCCATTTACAATGAATACAATGAGCAATATAGAACCCATTTACATTTACCCATTTTAAATGTGACCCATTTATAAGAACAGTGTGCATATAAATGGGtcacattcattttcaaaaatttagaggaattttattctttggttgttttatgatttttgaaattaaactgcaattattctccaataaaataatacaacaaatgtagtcaatcacagttcccgccagtgttgctgttgaaGAGGTCCGataattcaagtttttccgtgttcCTTCCGGCGGGTTGGAGTAATCAATGTGTGGTTCAGGGTGCTTCAGAACGGACTGTGCCCGTAAAAAGTAGCACATGAGCAAAGTCGTACAGCAGAGTGGTACTTGCGGTGCAACCAACATAAAACTCTAGAGCGAGTGGATCGAGAAGGAGAatcgatctgctccccaagaaGTTTTggagataatatttaaaatgtttaaggatttttcacaattttttcctcAAATATAAAACATGAGGAAGAAAAAGGAGTTTTTGATCGAAAATCTTTTCCAGGAAACGTATTTCAGTTACTACAAGTATGGGGACACTGCAAGCGTGAACATTTGGATCCAaaggaaaatttcatttcctGCAAAAATGGACATGCCTGCTCTACTTAGGAAAGACTGTGTGCCCATTATTATTGCACCAAGCTATCAGTTCAATAATTACGTTTTGTACATATTGCTCTCTTGAGTTTACTTTCTTCGCATGAAATCTTCAGATTATCAACGAAAATACTTCTATGTGCAGACTAAGGATTTAAGGTCTTAAGATCAGTGAAGAATCTTTCTTGTCTGGAATTAGTAAATTAAGAGCTctcaaaagctttatttttgaTCTTATTCCCTAGAATTGAAAGGCTTAAGTTTCTTTCTGGAATAAATTCAACACTTTCTTTACAATGGGAAGTGCATTTTTCTTCATGCcaagctttacatttttataacaatctAGTGTTTTAGTGAGCTCCAATGGATTTTTGAGCTTTGATCAAGTGCCCACAAAATGTTCTCTAACACTGGGAGGCATTCTTTTCATTATCTTATATGTAATGATAAATTCTTACAGGTTTTTTAAACTAGAAGTATCCAGTTTTTAAAcccatatttcaaaatatgattgcAATTCAAAAGCAAAGTCCCTCCACGTTGGGCCACGGTGGCTTGGtcgtaaggtctcggcttcggaaccgaagagTTTCAAGTTCAAGGCCTGATTTCAagaaagaaccgtcgtgtaagcgggtctggtgcacgttaaatccatcggggccaaatgtcctctcgctggtgtgatgtggaagtttggagagagggagGCGAGCTTAGGTAGCGTaatcgtcatctgatcgtggttcaaactTACGAGGTCCGCctcaaaatagccctggtgtttcTTTAaatcgggacgttaatatatctaaactaaacgTTCCATGTGATTTCTACATAACTATGAAAATATATGTGGAAACTTATCAATTCTGaatctatatatttcaaaagcatatttgtttttttcttttatgggaTCTTTAAAACCCTCTTCGTTTTTTTTAGCAGCTAATTAGTTTGTCTCAGATAACAATGAGTCAATCAAGGCCAATTAGTTTCAAGTAAATTTACAAACTTCAATAGACACAAAAAGGATTGTCAGATAAAGTCCTATCTCATGTTCTTTTGAGTTGAATTTTGGGAAAATGTGACTCAATTCTGTTTCTTGAGTAATAGATTCCCTCTGCATATTCTTGTTAACTTCgacttaaaaattttagtttatttattaaaagtgaattCATTGACTaaactttttttgcttttttaatctgTTAACAGCTTTTGCTCAATCAATTTGAGTTTTCACCTTCTTTTTCGGCTGCTACGTTTTCATCGATAATGAtattcaacattttctttaaaatttcttcattatagaTTCTAGAACTCATTATTTTGTCGTCGATTCCTTTGTAATAGTTGCTCATAGTAATCCTGATTAAAACGGACTGAGTTGACACTGTCGTTTTCAGACATACACATAAATGCCTTTGAGCATGACTTTTGCATAAATACTTTGATAGAATTCCTACCGAGACGGACAAATAACAATGGTTCTGCAGTTAGTGGCATGGCGCAATGCGACGACGGTCCAGAAGACTCGCATGCCTTGGATAAATGATGTGGCAACGGAAGAGATCACAGACCGTTTCATTCCACAGCACCCATCTCAGTTTTCATCAGCTGGGTTTAGGCCTTCAATTAAGTATTCGAGAAATTTGATTCTGCTTACCTGCTCAACGTTCCAGCAATCGAGCATTCATCGCGATCATTATCTTTATCTTCAGCATCTCTTCCTTtgatttatcaatgaaatatcCTTAAGCATCATGTGGAATTTCAAATGAGGCCTTAACATGCCGCAGTCAAATACGCGTAGCAGGatatgtttgataaaataatattgttttgtatttacCCATTTGAATGGAAGTATAAAAGAAAGTTCGAATTGTAAATGCGACATTATTTTGACATTTGACGCATCAAACCAGTTCTTAACATGTTTAGCAAAGtaagaaattattgatttattattacatatcattattatttgatttattattacatatcatttgatttcaagtaaatttcaataacaatatttaaaatctatttacttaatgtgtttttgatttaatatatctTAATGTTCTTGTTCTTTgtcatataaaaatcaaattgtttttagtattataaaacaaaaaccagAAATTTTCtgtccatatattttttaaatgaattattgtaattcttttaaaatatgctggagacattttatgttaaataattttactgccttaatctgtattaaaataataatttaaattattattaaaatgattatcattaaattataatttaaatggtaatttaaataattatcattcatttatttcataaaaagggAAACACATTTGGGATAAATGTAGTGCTGTATATGAAATAACAGCCGGCTAATAGTGATTCATGACCTGAAATACGctcatattaaccctttaaagggccatttttttctagtcatattaagttaaaatatttttaggcttgaaattataataagcaaagggattcatttagcttattagataaatttaatttgattaattaattaatttgattaattaataattaagtaacaaatcaagacacatcattttgtctgagataaagaactgaagcatctaagtttctgatttactaaaaaaaattgtcagaacttatgccatcctacataatttcatacaaagattgataaatttggtgggaagcatacttcccacgaccctagaaagggttaaaatgcagTGTCCGGTGGATTACTGAAAACTGTAGAAGCTCAATCAATCGTTTGCTCTTATTCTGTATTTGTGCGTTTCTTTTGCAGGTTGGTATTCTTGTTGCCTTTTTAGGGATTGCAATTGCACATTTCACTGTAAGTATGCATCATTATAGTAGATCACAGCATTAACTGTTCTCTAAGTGTAAATAACATGCAAGTCGAATTTGTAGAACACGGAAGATGAGatcagtttcatttaatttttcaaatgaagtgTGTAAATTCCaatactgttgaaaaaaaattattcttttttaatgccTTTTACATCAGGGTGCTTTTTTGCATTAGATGTCAATCTTTTGCTCGTTTGTAGAGCTGTTTATCAACGAAATCCACATATCCGTTACTGAAAAGTAACCTGCAAATTTATTATCTCCCCcttattatcactttttttttaacttcttaaagTAGGATGCAAGATCGAATAAATGTGATACGTGGAATTAAATGTGACTGAAATATCTTGaacgttattttatatttttatcagaacTAATGGAAATCATTATAATAACACATAAATTCACTCGTCCTAAAAACTAAGGGATATTTCAAATTGAACATGGagctatgaaagaaaaaaaagaagtcaacttttctttttttgaaactctatattcaatttgaaatatccCTTAGTTCTTTTTGGAATGAATGTTTCAGCTAGaggttttacaataaaataattttgcatacttttattcatagtaactacattttttaaataataatttgtggtggaatgaagatcattatgatctgTGCAGTGGAAACAAGAGAAAGTATTTTTTcgggaatatttctttaatgataacatttcacacaaaacaaacacaaacacgaaagaACATCAATGCGCGCACCTTAACAGAACATCATCTCATTTCCTTATAATAACAATCGCAGTGCACCATGGGATGCATACCTGATTAGTTATTGCCATGTATTATCCAAAAGCGAAGATAAAGTAATGCAAATGCtacaaattttgctttataattgctctatttttgttttaatttcctaattaattaatttatattgattattaatatacTTTGATATCACtcaatgaattcatgaaatttataaatgtaatttatttaattattaccgaaaaaaatctggatttcttgcaaaaaagaaaaactgattcACTTTTTCCTAGCAAAGTTACTTTTATGATATTGATTCTATTCAGCGagtataaagtttaaaatgatgATACGTTTAATTCTAAACAATGAAATGTTCCGAAGAAAGACAGGTTCAGACAAaaacatctgaaatttttatcCTCAGACCAGCacaattgatgaattattttcctttttttaaatttttttattgaagaaacgCAGTCTATCATAAATCCCTTCATCTTTCTTTTTAGACATTTAGAAATTTCTGGGGCATTAAAGCCTGCacaaaaaccatttattttgaaaaagtaattcataaaatattttacagtaaaaaaaaaaaaaaaaccggattgttttgaaatttgagattatttttagAGAGAAATTTTAGATTATTGTCATCGAATTAAtcatgataaattaaaacaatttcaaaggaATAAATTTGGATTtgcattgataataattaaaaaaaagatttacttatGAAATGAAAACACAGAAATTTAAAACCTTTgaagtatatttgaaaaattaaaataatttatttaaacattaattttaaactttttattttttaaatattctgttagttaaatattattcaaaatgataaagttcaaaattatatgtCAATTTCTTACTTGATGCTTCATCTAAGCTAcagcaaaatgaaatgaaaactattcTTCCCCTctaaatgctttcaaaaatattagcaGCTATGTtcaaaaagtatttgtaaatatttttaatggtttaagACATTGCTTAGCAAAATAAAAGTGCCGACAATCTTGGTTACCTAAACGTCTAAATTTTTATGagatttctaatttcaaataatgccATTTCGattctataaagtattttttcccaCCCTtagcaaacattttaataattttttatactacttttttactaattttatttcgtgtttttaaagaagaaatttcttaaccgattcttcaatatttttgagATTCAACACTCTTGTCTCCCCTTAGTGGctgtacaatgtttttttttttttttttcaaattttcagaacctaattatattttgatatatttcttaaattaaattttcctctaCTTGTGTCGCTACCTAAAACTGATTTTTTGAACAATTCATTTCGGAAATCCATAATATTTTATGGTGAAGTTTAGATTAGAGATTAAAgagcagaaataaaatttaaaaaaataataactacttataaaaaaaatttaaatttctgctcaGTGGAATTACTATCTCACATTAATAGATACTACTATTACTTTACATTAATAGAACATGGTTTAAAAACTTTTGGGCCgcagtggtctggtggtaaggtttcgatttggaaccggagggttttcaggttcgagacccgattcttccaaagaaccgtcgtgtaagtgggtccgATGcaatgttaaatccgtcagggaaCGTCCCCCTGCTGGTATGAAtgtttggagaggaggtgccagctcaggtgtcgccctcatcatctggccgcggttcaaaattacaaggtccgtcccaaaataaccctagtattgttttaaaacgggGCAGTtaacttaaaaaacttttttaacgtATTCAGCTAACTTTCTTTTGTCCACAAGGATTCACTTCTTTTTTAAAGCGCTTTCTTATCAACTTTCCTAACACTGCTCGCCATCTCATCATAATAACTCATTTCAGACTCATCCTGCCCAACAGGAGTACGCGTTCGGCTACAGCGTTGGAGACCATCACAACAAGCAGCACCGCCAAGAAACGAGCGATGGGCAGACAATCCGTGGCAGTTATGGATACACCGATGCCCGAGGAATCCACCGACAGGTGTACTACATCGCTGACCATGCGGGGTTTAGGGCCCAAGTGAAGACCAATGAGCCCGGAACAGCCAACCAGAATCCAGCATCCGCCCGAGTCACCTCGGACGCCCATGCACATCCAGTTGAGGATGGTCCTTTACCTTACGCTAGATACGGAATTTCTAAAGGTGGATATGGCTACGGCTTGACCACCAGCCTTCTCGGTGGACTAAGCTATATTAATTAccgtttttaaattgaaatttaaaaaaatgctgaagtaGTTTTCCTATGTTTCATTGAAACGAATATTGCCATGATGCTagtgttttatttgaattatttattacagacTTGACCACCGGTCTTCTTGGTGGACTAGGCTATATTAGTTAaggtttttaaattgaaataaaaaaagaaatggttgAAGTAGTTTTCCTATGTTTCATTAAAACGAATATTGCCTTGATATCagtgttttatttgaattatttattacagataaGAAAATCTTAAGATTCATGTTTGTTTCTCTTTGCTAATATATTCTGctctttctttcaattaatttcgaATAACTTCACGTAGAATAATAACtggtgaataaaattattttttaaaaaatgtaataaaaatgttaacattaacaagctaattaagtaaaaaaaggattaaaaaattaatttagttatattaacgtcttatAAGTTCGATTATTATTAGttctacaagtttttttttttttttttta encodes:
- the LOC129966451 gene encoding cuticle protein 16.8-like — translated: MKNVIGSGGTKANANQILLPCSTHPAQQEYAFGYSVGDHHNKQHRQETSDGQTIRGSYGYTDARGIHRQVYYIADHAGFRAQVKTNEPGTANQNPASARVTSDAHAHPVEDGPLPYARYGISKGGYGYGLTTSLLGGLSYINYRF